The Nostoc cf. commune SO-36 genomic sequence AGATTTATACTCTTTAGCAGAATACAAGATACCTGACGATGCGTCATTTGAAAGTGATTATATTCAAGGTAGATATGGCGCAATTCCATATATTGGTAATTTGAATCATCTGATCGACTCTCATGGCTAGAACAAAAGCAAACTCTGGTGGATATTCACCGAGAAAAGTTAATACTAGGGAAGTCAAGCAGAGATTCTTAATTGTATGTGAAGGAGCGAAAACTGAACCTAACTACTTTAGAAGTTTTCGTGTTCCTAAGAATGTCGTTCAAATAGACGTGCAGGGTTTAGGAGAAAATCCAAGCAAACTTGTGCAAAGTGCAAAGGAACTGAAAAAGCAAGGAGAGTACGATCAGGTTTGGTGTGTTTTCGATCGTGATTCTTGGACGATAGAAGATTTTAATAATGCTATTAAAAATGCTAAGGATCACGGTTTTAAAGTAGCTTATTCTAATAAAGCGTTTGAATTATGGTATGTTCTCCATTTTGAATTTCTCAATACTGGTATTCCTCGAAGTGATTATCTGAAGAAGTTAACTTATTTATTTGGTCGAACATATCAGAAGAATAGCGAAACAATTTATGATGATCTATTTGAAAAACAAGTTATTGCTATTAAAAACGCTGAAAATCTTCTTAGACAATATAATCCTCACATTCCAGCCAAAGACAATCCATCAACAACGGTGCATTTATTAGTGCAGGAACTCAACAAGTTTATTTTATAAAGAGACTCTACTTTTCGGACAGCGAGAATCAGAAAGGTAGATGCTATGATTACGCTGTAATTTATATTGAATGAGTCTCCAACGTTGGCTATGTTCCGGGTGATGCTCAAGCCCGAAATTACGAGCGGCGTTCTCATTGCCTGTCGTGACTACATTCCACCCTGCGCGGCTGTTACCGAAGAAGAAGTTACAGCAAAATTATGAATTATTAATTTTTACAGAAAAACTATTGTTTTTTAGGAATAACGTTCCTGATTCCACTTTTAGTAGAGAAAGTATCACCTTTGTAACGAGGGATGATATGAATACTAGAGTGCATAATATTTTGACCTGCGGCTCGATTGATATTCATTCCTATATTAAAACCATCAGGTTCAAATTCTGCTTTGAGAATTTCTTGTACTTTGTTCACCATAAACCAGCAAGCAGATTGCTCTTTAAATGGTAGTTCAAAATAATTGCTAACATGACGTTTAGGAATAACTAAAATATGTCCTTTACTTAGAGGATAGCCATCAAAGATAGCGTAAGCCGTTGCTGATTCAGTTAATAATTTTAGATTTTTACGAGGATTACAGAATATACAATAATTAGATGTATTTCGCTGATAGTTATAGTGAATATATTCATATATTTCCCGATGCTCATCTAAGCAAATTGAAGGAAACGGAAGTTTGACGATACATTGATATGTTGGTTTTTTATGGACATAATGCTCTCTAAAACCTTCTTTTTTGATATCCCTTCTGACAGCGTAATAAGCTTTACCTCCCGGCTTTAATAAATGGGATATTTCCATAAGAACATTAGCTTGCCCTTCAGGAAATAAAACATTTAAAACATAAAAGCAAATTATTGTATCAAATTTATTATCAGGGTATTCTGGAAAATAATAGGGGTCATAGGCTGTAATATCTAAACCTTTTTGGCGCAGTATTTTAACATCATTACCAAAGCCACAACCAAAGTCTAGTATTTTACCTTGGAGAAGGTTTTGATTTAATAAAAGCTGTGCAGGGAATGATAGATAATTTCTTTCGATCGCAGTAAGATGGCTGAACTGATTTTTTTGCTGTTTCATAGAATTTTGGTGCAGATGTCCCAAAATTATTATTCCCAGCATCCCTTGAGTTTATGCGATGTCTACGATGGTTACTGAGCCAAGTTGAGTTGCGGGCTACGCCTAGTGTGTATCCCAGTTTTTATTATTCGATGAGATAATAAAATTTAATATGTCATTGCGAGGAGGAACGACGAAGCAATCCCAGCCTTGCGATTGCTTCGTCTTTCCTCCTCTCTACGAGACGCACTCGCGTTCGCAATGACGGATACAAAAATGGGATGCTCCCCTATGCCTATGCATCAGGGTCAATACCTAGCTCACGTAACTTAGCTGCTAGTATATCAGCACGTTGGCGTTCTTGTTCAGCACGTTGGCGTTCTTGTTGGGCTTGTTCGCTACTCCACAACAGCAAATTTCCTTCTATATCCCACCAGCGCAGCCAATTCATGGTTTGACATAATCTTTCACCTTGCCAAATTCCGAGAAATAACTCTAACTCAGGAATCCAGTAACGACCATTGGCATCTGCTTGCTGCAAATTATATTGTCCATTTTGCAAGCATCGTAGTTCTATGCTTGGTTCGTAGAGGTCGTAGGTGATGTAGGTGGGAACTTGGAGAATCTTTTCGTAATAATAGAGTTTACCGTAGGGTGGAGTTGAGCGGACGGATAGTTCTCCCCCTTCTGTATCTGAGAGAAATTCCATCACTACAGCCACAGCAGCGCCTTCTAAATTGGGGGTATAGCTGCGACGAACTACATTTGTTCCCACAGGCTGCACTTGAGGTACGTAAAACCAGTCTGGGGCTTTGACAACGATTTTTTTGTTGACTGTGGCTACAAGACCAAAATTAGAGCCAATCAGCATTTGAGGTTGGATGCGTGCTGTGCTTCCCAAAGCATCGGTAAGCGCAGCAGCGATCGCAGGTTGTTGAATATTTTCCACTGGATCGTCTGGTAAAATGAAGTCGGCTGGAAGTGCTTCCCAAGTAACAATTGGTTCTTTTTGGATGGGGTTAACTTGTAGAACCATAAAATTATTCCTAATATCCATGCATAGTATATTAGTTATTTTTAACAAATCTTCAGCTAGCATCGCTCTTAAGTTAAAAACCCAGAAATCTGGAAAGTTTTCTCTGACAGGTGTATATACTCGTAGTCAAGCACTTAGCAGGCGTGAGTATGATAGTTGAGTGGTTCACTCTCTGGATAGGTCAAAAAACGGTTGGATTTCTTGTCAAAACTATTATCAGCGAAGAATTTTTCAAAGATTTAGTCAAGGACTACGCTAAAGATTTTTTCAAAAATATCTTTAATAATGCTGTAACTGCGCCCTTTAAGCAAGAACCGCTTCAGAAAGCTGTAATTATGGCGCTGACTAGAATTTTTGCAAGCGATGCAGCAGCAGTTAAAGGTTCGTTGCAAACTTGATGAAGCTGAAATTAAAAATTACGCTGAAGATATCAATAAATTTATCCTGTGATAAGTCTGTTAAAGAATTCTCGGTCAGGCTTTTTATATTCAATGTGATTCTCTAGATTTTAAAACACTCGCAGATAGTTGGAAAAGACTTCAACTCCAACCTCTACCACCTAAATTTAACTGGCAAACAATTACAGAACAGTATCTCATCCAAGTTCAAGATATTCTTTCTGATTCAGAAGAGTTACGCTATATTCTGGAACTTCATAAATTATCTAGTATTGATAAGACTTTAAAAGAAAACGCTGACATTCTCAAGGATTTTAATTTACCGCAATATTTAGAAACTATTCGTGAACGCTACGGCAATCTGAAGTTAGATAGTTTAGAAACTACATCCCGCGAACATCCGGTAAACTTGTGGCAAATGTTTATCCCGCAAAATGTGCGGCAAGTTTATCAGGTTTTACCCGAACTGCCTAAAGAACATCTCCGCAGGCTACAAGAAAGTAAGCAATTAGATGCGGAATTTGAAATAGAAAAACTTCAAGAAGAAACAGAACGTTATCAACGCAATTATTTTGAGCAGCCAATCCGTTCAGTATTAGATGTTATTCGAGATAAGCAACGCAAAAATTATCTAGTTATTTTAGGCGATCCTGGTTCCGGTAAGTCTACTTTGTTGCAATACCTAGCGTTGGATTGGGTAGAAAAAACTCTCGAACAAAATGATTTTAATCTGCCAATCCCTTTGCTGATTGAATTACGCAATTATCAGCGCGATCGCAACACAGGTAATTGTAATGATTTTCTCCAATTTTACCATAATAGTCCCAATTGTTTTTATCACCTCAATCAGCATAAATTGCATAAGCAGCTAAAGGCTGGTAACGCTTTAGTCATGTTTGATGGTTTGGATGAAATCTTTGAACCGACTAAGCGGGAAGAAGTAATTACCTGTATTCATCGCTTCACTAATGAATATCCCGATGTGCAGGTTATTGTCACTTCTCGGATCATCGGCTATAAGCAGCAACAATTGCGAGATGCAGAGTTTCGCCACTTTATGTTGCAAGATTTAGAACCAGCACAAATTAAAGATTTTATTGAGCGTTGGCATGATAAAACTTTTAGTCAAGCGGAAGAAAGAGATAAAAATATCAAACGAGAGCGGCTACAAAGAGTAATTAATGAATCAAAAGCAATTGCAGAACTCGCACAAAATCCTCTGCTGTTAACTATGATGGCAATTCTCAACCTCAAGCGAGAATTACCCAGAGATAGAAGTGAACTGTATAAAGATGCTTCAGAGGTTCTGTTGCATAATTGGGACGACGGACGCAATTTAAAGCCCGATGAACGTCTGGATATTATTGATTATAAAGATAAACAGGCAATGTTGCGTCAAGTTGCTTATCTTATGCAAACCAGTGAAAAAGGTTTAGCTGGCAACATTATCTATGCGGATGATTTAGAAGCAATCTTCACTAAATATCTGCAAAGCATACCAGTGGGTGATGCTAGAGATAAAGCCAGACGGTTGATGAAACAACTGCGCGATCGCAACTTTATTTTATGTTTCTTGGGCGCAGATTACTATGCCTTTGTGCATCGGACTTTTTTAGAATATTTCTGTGCTTGGGAGTTTGTCTGGCAGTTTGAGAAGGAACGCAGTATTACAATTGAGTTTCTCAAAACAGAAGTATTTGGCAAACACTGGCAAGATGAAACTTGGCATGAGGTGTTGCTGTTAATTGCCGGAATGATTGATGCGAAATTTGTTGGTGAAATTCTTGATTACTTGATGGCGCAAGATGGGGAAAAGGAAAAGTTTATCAACTTGTTTTTAGCAGCTAAGTGTTTTGCAGAAGTGAGAAATCGCTCGGTGATTACGTTAGTCGATAATAAATTACTTAATGAGCTAAAAGACTTAACTAAATATGACCTCTGGTACTATTACTCCCTCTCTGATAACGAAGAAATTAAGCTAGTTCACGAAGTTTGCACTCAAGCAGTAGCAATAATTGCTGCAATTTGGAAAGAAAACAGCGATACGTTACACTGGCTTAAAGACCTCGCCAATGCTGATAATCAATGGTATGTGCGATGTGCAGCCATCGAAGCATTAGCCAGTAATTTCCCAGATGAATCGGACACCTGCTCGTTTCTCAAAAACCGCCTCACTGCCGATAATTCATGGAGCGTGAGAGGTGCAGCTATCCAAGCATTAGCCAACAATTTTAAAGATGACCCAGACATCCGCTCGATTCTCAAAGACCGCGCCAGTGCTGATAATCAATGGTATGTGCGATGTGCAGCCATCGAAGCATTAGCCAGTAATTTCAAAGATGACCCTGACACCCGCTCGTTTCTCAAAAACCGCGCCACTGCTGATAATTCTGGGGATGTGCGAGGTGCAGCCATCCAAGCATTAGCCAGTAATTTTAAAGATGAGCCAGACACCCGCTCGATTCTCAAAGACTGCGCCACTATTGATAATGATAGGAATGTGCGATGTGCAGCTATCCAAGCATTAGCCAGCAATTTCAAAGATGAGCCGGATATTTGCTCAATTTTCAAAGACCTGGCCACTATTGATAATGATAGGAATGTGCGATGTGCAGCTATCCAAGCATTAGCCAGCAATTTTAAAGATGAGCCAGACACCCGCTCGATTCTCAAAGACCTGGCCACTACTGATAAATCTGGAGATGTGCGAGGTGCAGCCATCGAAGCATTAGCCAGCAATTTCAAAGATGAGCCGGACACCTGCTCAATTCTCAAAGACCGCGCCACTGCTGATAAATCTAGGGATGTGCGATGTGCAGCCATCGAAGCATTAGCCAGCAATTTCAAAGATGAGCCGGACACCTGCTCAATTCTCAAAGACTGCGCCACTATTGATAATGATAGGAATGTGCGACGTGCAGCTATCCAAGCATTAGCCAGCAATTTCAAAGATGAGCCGGGTATTTGCTCAATTTTCAAAGACCTGGCCACTGCTGATAAATCTGGGGATGTGCGACGTGCAGCTATCCAAGCATTAGCTAGCAATTTCAAAGATGAGCCGGACACCTGCTCAATTCTCAAAGACCTGGCCACTGCTGATAAATCTGGGAATGTGCGACGTGCAGCCATCCAAACATTAGCCAGCAATTTCAAAGATGAGCCGGACACCCACTCGTTTCTTAAAGAACGCGCCACTGCTGATGATGATGGGGATGTGCGACGTGCAGCCATCCAAACATTAGCCAAACACTTCAGGAATCAGCCTGAGTTGTTTGAGATTTACTACAACTGCGCTGTCAATGATTCCTTTGAAGGTAGCCATGATCCCTGGTCGCACCCCAACCCTCGGCGCATTGCACTGGAGGTAATTATCAAGCAATTTCCTCAGCATCCCCAGACTTTACCACTGTTGCGCGACAAAGCAGAGAATGACCCAGATGAACAAGTGCGAAACTTTGCTCAACAGAAGTTAAAGCAGTGGGGAGAGTAAATGTAGGCTGAGTATATGCCCAAGAAAATCAGAGAACTCAAAAGCTTGTTGCTACAAGCAGGGTTTACATACCGTCGTGGGAAAGGTAGCCACACTAATTGGTATCATCCCTTGCTATCTGGAAGAGTTACTATATCAGGTAAAGACGGGAATGATGCTAAAGCTTATCAGGAGAAAGACGTTAATAATGCACTCCAAAGGCTAAAAGAAATTAAAAAGGCTCAAGAGGAAGAACAAGAATGAATTCTCACTACACAATAATTATTCAGTGGTCTGATGAAGATGAGTGTTTTGTTGTGAGTTTTCCCGAATGGGGAGAGTTTTGTCATACTCACGGAGATACTTACGAAGAAGCTTTCAAAAATGCTCAAGAAGTTTTAGAAATGCTGATTGAATCATCTTTGGCTGACGGACAACCTCTACCAGAGCCAAAAACACTAGAAAAATCGTTAAAATAATTTCGTAATTCGTAATGACGCTCTCTACGTTCGCGCAGCGTGTCGCAGACAGACACTGCGCGTAGCTTGCTTCTTTGCATGAGTACGCAGACTCGCTAACGTAATTAAGTATTAGGTTACATCATTAAATGAAAGTGTAGGTATTTGATTATAAACTTCTGCATTTTCTTCAAGAGCTTGACGTATATCGTATTGCGTTTGTAAATTCAACCAAAACTGAGCGCTGTTACCAAAATAGCGAGATAAACGCAAAGCTGTATCTGCTGTAATAGTACGTTTTCCAGATAAAATTTCACTGATTCTTGTCTGAGTTACACCTATATCTTTGCTTAATCGATAAGGAGTGATATTTAGTGGCTCCAAAAATTCTAGTTGTAGGATTTCTCCAGGGTAGATATTTGGCAGACGGTTATTGTTCATGATTATTTCCAGGCATCAGTGATAATCTACTATTTCAACTTCCGAAACATTGTTCTCATCCGTCCACACAAAGCAGATTCGCCATTGCTCGTTAATACGAATACTGTACTGCCCTTTCCTATTGCCAAGTAGCTTTTCTAAACGATTACCCGGTGGAACACGTAAATCGTTAATTGATGTTGCAGCGTCAATAATAAGCAATTTTCGTAAAGCAGTTTTCTGGATATTGGGCGGATACTGAGAAGATATAAAGCCGTCAAAGATAAGCTTTGTCTCTTCAGATTTAAAACTAACAATCACAATCCTATCGCTTTGCGTTACTATCGTCAAACGTTAGTATACACTTCAAGGTGAGCTTGCGAATTTCCTTGATCAAATCTGCGACAACAGCAATCTCTCAAAATCGCTCAAGAACTTTTAGATATATTGAATGAATCATCCTGAGCAGATACAGATGGTGAACTGTTACCCAAGCCAAAAACACTAGAACAGTCGTAAAAATTAGCAAAACTCCAAAAAAGCGCTCTTTTGGCATCTACCCAAATAATCCTAAGTTATAGTTTGTTGGTTTAACCAACAGCATAATCTGTTCGATAATCTTCTCAGAAGATGTGTCGCAGCTACGCCCGTCGTTGACATCACATTTACTTTGGGAATCATATACTTGGCAATCCTTGCTACTGACTCTCTAGCATCCCCAGGTAATTATACGATGGACGATCGCAATATCACAGGCGCTCTTTCCCCAGAAGATATCCAAGAAATTAAAGCAGCGCTACAAATAATTGAACAAAAGATGCCCTTTCTCATTGCTTTAACTGCACAAGAACGCCGCAAGTTATTCAAAATGGGCGATAAAAGCCTAGCTTTTGTGAAAAATAGCGTCAACGCTGTTCAGTCTAACCGTGATATTCTCCCAGCCAGCTTTGATATTGACAAATTTATCCAGGGTTATCAACTAGCTACCACACTCAGCGAACTTTTAATCTCAATCCGGCAACTCACTGAACAAATAGATGATACCCTGTTGGCAGTCGGTAGCGAAGCGATGCTGGGGAGTTTGACAGTTTATGATTACGTCAAGACAGCAGCGAAAAAAACTCCAGGCTTAAAAACTGTAGCAGAACTGTTGAGCGATCGCTTTAAGGCTATTAGTAAAGGCAGAGCTGCAAAAGCTTCCGGCTCTTGAAAAATTAATACTCGTGAATGAGGCTTTTATCTCCATTCATCCACCTTTTATACTCATTAACGAGTCTTTTATCTCCATTCATCCACCTTTTATACTCATTAACGAGTCTTTTAGCTCCGTTCATCCACCTTTTATACTCGTTAACGAGTCTTTTAGCTCCATTCATCCACCTTTTATACTCGTTAACGAGTCTTTTATCTCCGTTCATCCACCTTTGATACTCATTAACGAGTCTTCGAGCTAGGTTTATCCACCTTTGATACTCGTGAATGTAACTACAATGCAAAATGCATTTCCAATTATCATTGCACACCGAGGCGCTAGCGGCTATCGTCCAGAACATACTTTAGCTGCTTATGAGTTAGCAATCGCACTAGGCGCTGATTATATTGAACCTGATTTAGTCTCTACCAAAGACGGTGTTTTAATTGCTCGTCACGAAAATGAGATTTCTGAAACTACTGATGTTGCAAGCCATGCAGAGTTTAGCCACCTGCAAACTACCAAAATAATTGATGGTGAATCAAAAACTGGCTGGTTTACTGAAGACTTTACCCTCAGAGAAATAAAAACACTACGAGCCAAAGAGCGAATTCCCCAAGTGCGATCGCAAAATACCGCTTATGATGGACTCTTAGAAATTCCCACGCTGCAAGAAATCATCGATTTAGTCAAGGTTAAAAGTGGCAAAATTAATCGAGAGATTGGCATTTACCCAGAAACTAAGCACCCAACTTACTTTCAATCTATTGGGTTAGCTCTAGAACCACCCCTACTTGCAACTTTAACAGCCAACGGTTATCAGGGAGCTAACGCACCTGTTTTCATTCAGTCTTTTGAAGTGGGTAATTTACAAGATTTATCTACAAAGACTGATTTACCTTTGGTGCAATTGCTGAATGACACTGGTAAACCTTATGATTTTATCGTTAATGGCTGCAATCGCAACTATGCAGATTTAGTCACACCATCAGGTTTAGCAGAAATTGCTAAATATGCACAAGCGATTGGAATTCATAAAAATTTACTAGTTCCTAGAGACAGCAATGGTAAATTGCGTAGACGAGGAGCGGCTTGTCGCCAGATATCGCCTACATCTTTAGTCATAGATGCTCATGCAGCTGGTTTGCTGGTTCATGTCTGGACTTTCCGCAATGAAGACTGCTTTTTGCCACTGGATTTTCAAGGAAATCCCCAAGGTGAATATGAACTATTTTTCAGCTTAGGTGTTGATGGCGTATTTAGTGACTACCCAGATACAGCAACTACCCTACTATTAAGTGGTAATTTAGTAGAAGAATAAAAAATCACGGAAAAGTCACATGCATTTACTTAAGTGGAAATCTTGTATAACAGCAATAACCTTGACCGCAATCAGTCTTACCGCATCCAAGTCGGCGTTGGCAATATCTCTATATTCAGTTACTGACTTAGGCAGTCTTACAGGAGAAGCTTACAGTTACGCTACAGGCATCAATGACTCAGGTGAAGTAGCCATTAATTCTTTGAGTAGGTCTTTTTTATACAGTAATGGTTCACTTCAAGAAATTAGTCCCCTGCCTGGTGATAATCAACTTGCAGTGAGTAGTATCAATAACTTGGGGCAAGTAGTTGGTAATTCGGCTAATAGTAATAACTTTACTACAAATAACCCTTTCCTATACAGCAATGGCATCACCCAACCCCTCCCAATTCAAAATGCTATTCCTTATGCAATTAACGATCGCACCCAAATAGTAGGGGGAGCAGGCGAACTTGGCGCTTTTTTATACAGTAATGGTGCAGTAACCAGCATAGGATCTCTTGATAGTGTTGCCTACAGTTTAAATAACTTGGGACAAATAGTGGGTGTTCTCAATTCAAGCACAGCTTTTCTGTACGAAAACGGTCAGACTACTAATTTGGGAACTCTGCCAAATTATGCGTACAGCGCAGCATTTGATATTAATGACTCAGGACAAGTAGTTGGTAATTCGGGACTCACTGGAATAGATGATGGTCGTGCTTTTCTGTACAGTTCCAGCACGGGACTCCAAGACCTCGGTAGGTTACGTCCTACAGATTTGTTCAGTTTTGCTGGGGGGATTAATAATTTAGGTCAAGTAGTCGGGTTTTCTGGCACTAACTATAACTTTTTTGCACCAGATGGCAATGGTTTGCGGGCTTTTCTTTATAGTGATAACACTCTATACGACTTAAACGATCTGATTGCTCCTGGTTCAGACGCTGGCTTTACCTTGACAGCAGCATATGCGATTAACAATAATGGACAAATTGCTGGCCGTGGTGCAGTTAATGGTGAATTACGCGCCTTCCTCTTGACGCCAGTCTCATCTGTCTCTGTACCTGAACCAACTTCAAGCGTTTCGATTTTGTCTTTCGGTGTTGTTGTAACTTTATTTGCAGCACTCAAGCGCAAACTTTACTCTAGCAGTGCAGCCATACAACAAAGAAGTTAATGCAATAACTTCAGGCAGATAAAGTAATTACTTGAGAATATGGATTTTTGAAGAAGAATTCAGAAGTCAGAATTCAGGAGTCAGAATTCAGGAGTCAGAATCAATTGGATGGGGATTCAGACCCCAACCAATTGTAGACACCGTGCAGACGATAGCGCCGGCGCTATCCGCCAGTCATACAGAATTCATTCTGAATTCTGACTCCTGACTCCTGAATTCTGTTTAATAACAATCTTTGAAGATATGTCTCTATACCACGCTTCGAGACATATCTCTACTTTAGGCAAGGGATTTCACAAACTAGTCATCACCTGAGCTAATTGATTAGATAAATCAATTGCAGACTCATGAGATTTCTTAAATAAAACGCCAGCTAAAAAATAATAATCCCCAGAATAAAATGCCATCTGATTTTTTCGGAGTTCTTCTATATGATTTTTTACTTTGGGATCGGAGCTATAGTAGCCGAACTGCAAAGGTAACACCATAAAGTTTTGAACAGAATAACCATTTTCTTTTGCTAAATCTAACGTATTTATTGGATTAGAAAAGCTAGATATTAAAACCAACACATTTTCATAATCTAACGATAAAAGATCGTTGGTAACTGTGGCTCCATCGACACCCCCAAACAAGAGTGGCATATAAATATCATTATCTGGTGCGGGTAGATAAGGTGGATTAGCTACAAGATACTCGGCATCCAGTTGAGAAGAATTAAACAAAGATGAATTATGAATGATGTATTTATTAGTGAGATTGTATTCATCAATGGTTGAATTCGCGGCTTTCCATGCAGAAGTATTTAATTCAAATCCCTGGATGACACCATCAAAGTTGTTTCTCAATAACGAATTAATTACAGGGCTGCCATCTCCTGAGCCAAACTCCACAATAGATTCGGAATTTTGACAATTTCTGAAAACGAAGCTTTCTAAACAATTTGAGTAGAAATTAGATTCTTCAGGACAAAAAAAGATATCTTTCATTTGATTGCACTTCCAGTTTTAAGGTATAATCAATGTAAGAGGAGGTTATTTATTACCTTGTATTTAGGCAATAAAAAACTCTTCCTTTAGCAAAGGATTACTAAAGAAATCTACTTGCAGGTCAATGAGCAATAAAATGACTTATAAATGTCAAATTAAAAGGCTAAAAATAACCTGCTATTGATAATTTTTGGAATTGATCGTGCGAGTTAAGGGGTTTATTCTGCTTCGCGTATCGATCGCACAACAGCCGTCCCTGCGCGATCGCTCATGCGTTTTTGCAGGTCGTACCCAAGCAGCAATTCCCATGCATCATTGGGATATTGTTCTGCTAATGACAAAGCCACATCATCTAACATCCAACGTCCGTGGCGTTCATCTTCTCTGATGTGCAGTTCCCAATAACCCACCGCTACTTCTGAGAGTGCAAGTCGTTGCGCTGCCACCATATAATTTTTGTAAACCGCAGGGCCAGCCACTTCAAAATAAGTCAAACCGCCGCCGTAACGCAAGAAATAGCGTTTGCGCTCAGTCACCAAAAAATTATAATTTGTCGAAGCCAACACTTCCCAAGGTACTAAATCGAAATATGCCTCTGGTTGAGTGTTCATGCCAAATTCAGCCAACATTTGAGCAAA encodes the following:
- a CDS encoding DUF3466 family protein: MTAISLTASKSALAISLYSVTDLGSLTGEAYSYATGINDSGEVAINSLSRSFLYSNGSLQEISPLPGDNQLAVSSINNLGQVVGNSANSNNFTTNNPFLYSNGITQPLPIQNAIPYAINDRTQIVGGAGELGAFLYSNGAVTSIGSLDSVAYSLNNLGQIVGVLNSSTAFLYENGQTTNLGTLPNYAYSAAFDINDSGQVVGNSGLTGIDDGRAFLYSSSTGLQDLGRLRPTDLFSFAGGINNLGQVVGFSGTNYNFFAPDGNGLRAFLYSDNTLYDLNDLIAPGSDAGFTLTAAYAINNNGQIAGRGAVNGELRAFLLTPVSSVSVPEPTSSVSILSFGVVVTLFAALKRKLYSSSAAIQQRS
- a CDS encoding class I SAM-dependent methyltransferase, translated to MKDIFFCPEESNFYSNCLESFVFRNCQNSESIVEFGSGDGSPVINSLLRNNFDGVIQGFELNTSAWKAANSTIDEYNLTNKYIIHNSSLFNSSQLDAEYLVANPPYLPAPDNDIYMPLLFGGVDGATVTNDLLSLDYENVLVLISSFSNPINTLDLAKENGYSVQNFMVLPLQFGYYSSDPKVKNHIEELRKNQMAFYSGDYYFLAGVLFKKSHESAIDLSNQLAQVMTSL